In Streptomyces sp. NBC_01717, one DNA window encodes the following:
- a CDS encoding alkaline phosphatase D family protein, with protein sequence MTSRHLSSSLSAPSRRTLVKAAAATAVAAPVLGAATGARAADGPAFLHGVASGDPLPDGILLWTRVTPTPDAVPGSGRGADTAVRWEVAEDKEFARIVAQGSTVARAASDHTVKADVRGLAPATTYWFRFSAGDGGAVRSPAGRTRTAPAAGAATPGVRFGVVSCANWESGYFSPYRHLAARADLDAVLHLGDYIYEYASGSYPEAKYVVRPHEPRNEILTLADYRTRHGHYKTDADLQTLHATHPVIAIWDDHEFANDAWSGGAENHTPGTEGAWADRAAGAKQAYFEWMPVRASTEGTVYRRLRFGNLADLHLLDLRTFRSQQSTIGNGSVDDPDRTITGRAQLDWLKSGLAGSDATWKLVGTSVMISPVAFGSVPAHLLEPLAGLLGLPKEGLAVNVDQWDGYTDDRKELITHLRDRSITNTVFLTGDIHMAWANDVPVKAATYPLSASAATEFVVTSVTSDNLDDILHVAPQTVSVLAAAAVKAANRHVKWVDMDSHGYGVLDVTAERSQMDYYVVSDKTKRDATAAWTRSYRTLSGTQKVERVDRPVR encoded by the coding sequence GTGACCAGTCGACACCTTTCTTCGTCTCTCTCCGCTCCCAGCCGCCGCACGCTCGTGAAGGCCGCTGCCGCCACCGCCGTCGCGGCTCCCGTGCTCGGCGCCGCCACCGGCGCCCGCGCCGCCGACGGACCCGCCTTCCTGCACGGCGTCGCCTCCGGCGACCCGCTGCCCGACGGCATCCTCCTGTGGACCCGCGTCACCCCCACCCCCGACGCCGTGCCCGGCTCCGGCCGCGGCGCCGACACGGCGGTGCGGTGGGAGGTCGCCGAGGACAAGGAGTTCGCCCGGATCGTCGCGCAGGGCTCCACCGTCGCGAGGGCCGCATCCGACCACACCGTCAAGGCCGACGTCCGGGGCCTGGCCCCGGCAACCACGTACTGGTTCCGATTCTCGGCGGGCGACGGCGGGGCGGTACGGTCCCCGGCCGGCCGCACCCGTACGGCTCCGGCGGCCGGAGCCGCCACCCCGGGAGTGCGCTTCGGGGTGGTGTCGTGCGCCAACTGGGAGTCCGGCTACTTCTCCCCGTACCGTCATCTCGCCGCCCGCGCCGACCTCGACGCGGTCCTCCATCTCGGCGACTACATATACGAGTACGCGTCGGGCAGTTACCCGGAAGCGAAGTACGTCGTACGGCCGCACGAGCCGCGGAACGAGATCCTCACCCTCGCCGACTACCGGACCCGGCACGGCCACTACAAGACCGACGCCGATCTGCAGACCCTGCACGCCACGCATCCGGTGATCGCGATCTGGGACGACCACGAGTTCGCCAACGACGCCTGGTCGGGCGGGGCCGAGAACCACACGCCGGGCACGGAGGGCGCCTGGGCCGACCGGGCGGCCGGCGCCAAGCAGGCGTACTTCGAGTGGATGCCGGTCCGCGCATCCACCGAGGGCACGGTCTACCGGCGGCTGCGCTTCGGCAACCTGGCCGATCTCCACCTCCTCGATCTGCGCACCTTCCGCTCCCAGCAGTCGACGATCGGCAACGGTTCGGTCGACGACCCGGACCGCACGATCACCGGCCGGGCGCAACTGGACTGGCTGAAGTCGGGCCTGGCCGGTTCGGACGCCACCTGGAAGCTGGTCGGCACGTCGGTGATGATCTCGCCGGTCGCGTTCGGTTCCGTGCCCGCCCATCTGCTGGAGCCGCTGGCAGGGTTGCTGGGTCTGCCCAAGGAGGGGCTCGCGGTCAACGTCGATCAGTGGGACGGCTACACGGACGACCGCAAGGAACTGATCACGCATCTGCGGGACCGGTCGATCACCAACACGGTCTTCCTGACCGGCGACATCCACATGGCGTGGGCCAACGACGTGCCGGTGAAGGCCGCGACGTACCCGCTCTCGGCGTCGGCCGCCACGGAGTTCGTGGTGACGTCCGTGACCTCGGACAACCTCGACGACATCCTGCACGTCGCACCGCAGACGGTCTCCGTGCTCGCCGCGGCGGCGGTCAAGGCCGCCAACCGCCATGTGAAGTGGGTGGACATGGACTCGCACGGCTACGGCGTCCTCGATGTGACCGCCGAGCGCTCGCAGATGGACTACTACGTGGTCTCCGACAAGACGAAGCGGGACGCGACCGCGGCCTGGACGCGTTCGTACCGGACGCTCAGCGGCACCCAGAAGGTCGAGCGGGTGGACCGCCCGGTGCGCTGA
- a CDS encoding DsbA family protein: MSKRNSQANKAAARERLRAERERQAKKDKVRKQVVVGLSVVAVLAVAGGVGYGVMQLNKPSHWEAAKDAKNVTAPKNTSGTDGTTVVVGKSTAKKTLELYEDSRCPICAQFEQTVGETVHKDVDAGKYKIKYVGATFIDNSDNGEGSKNALSALGAALDISPQAFLDYKYALYSAKYHPEEADDKFAKDSYLIEVANTVPELKDNKAFQKDVNDGTYDNWAIKMSETFDKSGVQGTPTLKMDGKTLTGEGTKNAPMTVADFNTAITKALKG; the protein is encoded by the coding sequence ATGAGCAAGCGCAACAGCCAGGCCAACAAGGCAGCCGCCCGTGAGCGACTGCGCGCCGAGCGCGAGCGCCAGGCCAAGAAGGACAAGGTCCGCAAGCAGGTCGTCGTCGGCCTCTCGGTCGTCGCCGTGCTGGCGGTGGCCGGCGGCGTCGGCTACGGCGTGATGCAGCTGAACAAGCCCTCCCACTGGGAGGCGGCCAAGGACGCGAAGAACGTCACCGCGCCGAAGAACACGTCGGGCACCGACGGCACAACCGTCGTCGTCGGCAAGTCGACGGCGAAGAAGACCCTCGAACTGTACGAGGACTCCCGCTGCCCGATCTGCGCCCAGTTCGAGCAGACCGTCGGTGAGACGGTCCACAAGGACGTCGACGCCGGCAAGTACAAGATCAAGTACGTCGGCGCGACGTTCATCGACAACAGCGACAACGGCGAGGGTTCGAAGAACGCGCTCAGCGCGCTGGGTGCGGCTCTCGACATCAGCCCCCAGGCGTTCCTCGACTACAAGTACGCGCTCTACTCCGCGAAGTACCACCCGGAGGAGGCCGACGACAAGTTCGCCAAGGACTCGTACCTCATCGAGGTCGCGAACACCGTGCCCGAACTGAAGGACAACAAGGCGTTCCAGAAGGACGTCAACGACGGCACGTACGACAACTGGGCGATCAAGATGTCCGAGACGTTCGACAAGAGCGGCGTCCAGGGCACCCCGACGCTGAAGATGGACGGCAAGACGCTCACCGGCGAGGGCACCAAGAACGCCCCCATGACCGTCGCCGACTTCAACACCGCGATCACCAAGGCCCTGAAGGGCTGA
- a CDS encoding DUF2252 domain-containing protein: MSEAQTGAAQRGEQILEVFDTAFGQLLAADPAAFRVKFRKMAGSAFAFYRGTACLFYNDLERERHGGPYLDDRTGRVWIHGDLHAENFGTYMDANGRLIFNVNDFDEAYVGPFTWDLKRFAASVALIGYAKALGDDQISELVRVYAAAYRERIHALATGAKNDEVPPFTLDTAEGPLLGALRDARSLTRFSLLDSMTEIRDFERRFAAGGGAIDLDAATRYKVLAAFDGYLETLPESSLTRPDSYRVKDVVGRRGIGIGSAGLPSYNILLEGNSDALENDVVIYIKQAQTPAVSRHITDAAVRDYFQHEGHRTVISQRALQAHADPWLGWTELDGSGQLVAEVSPYAVDLDWSDIDEPEEIAAVIADLGRATATMHSAADDESGHSLVPFSTERAIDAAIAADEEGFAGLLVDFAHSYGARARADHQIFVDLFRNGRIPGL; the protein is encoded by the coding sequence ATGTCGGAAGCGCAGACCGGCGCAGCGCAGCGCGGGGAGCAGATTCTCGAGGTTTTCGACACCGCTTTCGGCCAGCTCCTGGCCGCGGACCCGGCGGCCTTCCGGGTCAAGTTCCGCAAGATGGCGGGCTCGGCGTTCGCCTTCTACCGGGGCACGGCGTGCCTGTTCTACAACGACCTGGAGCGGGAGCGGCACGGCGGCCCGTACCTGGACGACCGGACCGGCCGGGTGTGGATCCACGGCGATCTGCACGCGGAGAACTTCGGCACCTACATGGATGCCAACGGCCGGCTGATCTTCAATGTGAACGACTTCGACGAGGCGTACGTCGGCCCGTTCACCTGGGACCTCAAGCGGTTCGCCGCCTCCGTCGCCCTGATCGGGTACGCGAAGGCGCTGGGCGACGACCAGATCAGTGAGCTCGTCCGGGTCTACGCGGCGGCCTACCGCGAGCGGATCCACGCGCTCGCGACAGGCGCGAAGAACGACGAGGTGCCCCCGTTCACGCTGGACACCGCCGAGGGCCCGCTGCTGGGAGCGCTGCGCGACGCCCGGTCGCTGACCCGGTTCTCGCTGCTCGACTCGATGACGGAGATCCGGGACTTCGAACGCCGGTTCGCGGCGGGCGGCGGCGCGATCGATCTGGACGCGGCGACGCGCTACAAGGTGCTGGCCGCGTTCGACGGCTATCTGGAGACGCTGCCCGAGTCGAGCCTGACCCGCCCCGACTCGTACCGGGTGAAGGACGTCGTCGGCCGTCGCGGCATCGGCATCGGCTCGGCCGGCCTGCCCTCGTACAACATCCTTCTGGAGGGCAACAGCGACGCCCTGGAGAACGATGTGGTGATCTACATCAAGCAGGCGCAGACCCCGGCGGTCTCCCGGCACATCACCGACGCGGCCGTGCGCGACTACTTCCAGCACGAGGGGCACCGCACGGTCATCTCGCAGCGCGCCCTGCAGGCCCACGCCGACCCGTGGCTCGGCTGGACCGAGCTGGACGGCTCCGGGCAGCTGGTCGCCGAGGTCTCGCCGTACGCGGTCGATCTGGACTGGTCCGACATCGACGAGCCGGAGGAGATCGCGGCGGTCATCGCCGACCTCGGCCGGGCTACGGCGACGATGCACTCCGCGGCGGACGACGAGAGCGGCCACTCGCTGGTGCCGTTCTCCACCGAGCGGGCGATCGACGCGGCGATCGCGGCGGACGAGGAGGGCTTCGCCGGGCTGCTGGTGGACTTCGCGCACAGCTACGGGGCCCGGGCTCGCGCCGACCACCAGATCTTCGTGGACCTCTTCCGCAACGGCCGCATCCCGGGGCTGTGA
- the dnaE gene encoding DNA polymerase III subunit alpha: protein MTKPPFTHLHVHTQYSLLDGAARLKDMFAACNEMGMSHIAMTDHGNLHGAYDFFHQAKKAEVTPIIGIEAYVAPESRKHKRKIQWGQPHQKRDDVSGSGGYTHKTIWAANSTGLHNLFRLSSDAYAEGWLQKWPRMDKETISQWSEGLIASTGCPSGEVQTRLRLGQFDEAVQAASDYKDIFGEGKYFLELMDHGIEIERRVRDGLLEIGKKLNIPPLVTNDSHYTYAGEAAAHDALLCIQTGKNLSDPDRFRFDGTGYYLKTTDEMYAVDSSDAWQQGCANTLLVAEQIDTSGMFEKRDLMPKFDIPDGFTEITWFQEEVRVGMNRRYPGGVPEDRQKQAEYEMDIIIQMGFPGYFLVVADFIMWAKNNGIAVGPGRGSAAGSIVAYAMGITDLDPITHGLIFERFLNPERVSMPDVDIDFDERRRVEVIRYVTEKYGADKVAMIGTYGKIKAKNAIKDSARVLGYPYAMGDRLTKAMPADVLGKGIDLSGITDPKHPRYSEAGEIRGMYENEPDVQKVIDTAKGVEGLVRQMGVHAAGVIMSSEPIVDHAPVWVRHTDGVTITQWDYPQCESLGLLKMDFLGLRNLTIMDDAIKMVKANKGIDLEMLALPLDDPKTYELLCRGDTLGVFQFDGGPMRSLLRQMQPDNFEDISAVSALYRPGPMGMNSHTNYAERKNGRQEITPIHPELEEPLKETLGLTYGLIVYQEQVQKAAQIIAGYSLGEADILRRVMGKKKADELAKNFVLFQAGAKKNGFSDAAIQALWDVLVPFAGYAFNKAHSSAYGLVTYWTAYLKANYPAEYMAALLTSVKDDKDKSAVYLNECRRMGIKVLPPNVNESESNFAAQGDDVILFGLTAIRNVGQNVVDSIIRCRKAKGKYSTFPDFLDKVEAVVCNKRTVESLIKAGAFDEMGHTRKGLVAHHEPMIDNVVQVKRKEAEGQFDLFGGGEEDSDEPGFGLDVEFSDIEWEKSYLLAQEREMLGLYVSDHPLFGIEHVLSDKSDAAISQLTGGEHADGAIVTIGGIISGLQRKMTKQGNAWAIATVEDLAGSIECMFFPATYQLVSTQLVEDTVVFVKGRLDKREDIPRLVAMEMQVPDLSSAGTNAPVVLTIPTVKITPPMVARLGEVLSNHRGNTEVRIKLQGPRKTTVLRLDRHRVQPDPALFGDLKVLLGPSCLAG from the coding sequence GTGACCAAGCCGCCTTTTACGCACCTTCACGTCCACACCCAGTACTCGCTGCTGGACGGTGCCGCGCGGCTCAAGGACATGTTCGCGGCCTGCAATGAAATGGGCATGTCGCACATCGCGATGACCGACCACGGCAACCTGCACGGGGCGTACGACTTCTTCCATCAGGCGAAGAAGGCCGAGGTGACGCCGATCATCGGCATCGAGGCGTACGTCGCCCCGGAGTCGCGCAAGCACAAGCGGAAGATCCAGTGGGGCCAGCCGCACCAGAAGCGCGACGACGTCTCGGGTTCCGGTGGTTACACCCACAAGACGATCTGGGCGGCGAACAGCACCGGGCTGCACAACCTCTTCCGGCTGTCCTCGGACGCGTACGCCGAGGGCTGGCTGCAGAAGTGGCCGCGGATGGACAAGGAGACCATCTCCCAGTGGTCCGAGGGCCTGATCGCGTCCACCGGCTGCCCGTCCGGCGAGGTGCAGACCCGCCTGCGGCTCGGCCAGTTCGACGAGGCGGTCCAGGCGGCATCCGACTACAAGGACATCTTCGGCGAGGGCAAGTACTTCCTGGAGCTGATGGACCACGGCATCGAGATCGAGCGCCGGGTCCGTGACGGGCTCCTCGAAATCGGCAAGAAGCTGAACATCCCGCCGCTCGTGACGAACGACTCGCACTACACGTACGCCGGCGAGGCCGCCGCGCACGACGCGCTGCTCTGCATCCAGACCGGCAAGAACCTCTCCGACCCGGACCGCTTCCGGTTCGACGGCACGGGCTACTACCTCAAGACGACGGACGAGATGTACGCCGTCGACTCCTCCGACGCCTGGCAGCAGGGATGCGCCAACACCCTGCTGGTCGCCGAGCAGATCGACACCAGCGGGATGTTCGAGAAGCGCGACCTGATGCCGAAGTTCGACATCCCGGACGGCTTCACCGAGATCACCTGGTTCCAGGAAGAGGTCCGGGTCGGCATGAACCGCCGCTACCCCGGCGGCGTCCCCGAGGACCGGCAGAAGCAGGCCGAGTACGAGATGGACATCATCATCCAGATGGGGTTCCCGGGGTACTTCCTCGTCGTCGCCGACTTCATCATGTGGGCCAAGAACAACGGCATCGCGGTGGGCCCCGGCCGAGGCTCCGCCGCCGGTTCGATCGTCGCGTACGCCATGGGCATCACCGACCTCGACCCGATCACGCACGGGCTGATCTTCGAGCGGTTCCTCAACCCCGAGCGTGTCTCCATGCCCGATGTCGACATCGACTTCGACGAGCGCCGGCGCGTCGAAGTGATCAGGTACGTGACCGAGAAGTACGGCGCCGACAAGGTCGCCATGATCGGTACGTACGGCAAGATCAAGGCCAAGAACGCGATCAAGGACTCCGCCCGCGTCCTCGGCTACCCGTACGCGATGGGCGACCGGCTCACCAAGGCCATGCCCGCCGATGTCCTCGGCAAGGGCATCGACCTCTCCGGGATCACCGACCCCAAGCACCCGCGCTACAGCGAGGCGGGCGAGATCCGGGGGATGTACGAGAACGAGCCGGACGTCCAGAAGGTCATCGACACCGCCAAGGGCGTCGAGGGACTGGTCCGGCAGATGGGCGTGCACGCCGCCGGCGTCATCATGTCCAGCGAGCCCATCGTCGACCACGCCCCGGTCTGGGTGCGGCACACCGACGGCGTCACCATCACGCAGTGGGACTACCCGCAGTGCGAGTCGCTCGGCCTGCTGAAGATGGACTTCCTAGGCCTGCGCAACCTCACGATCATGGACGACGCCATCAAGATGGTGAAGGCCAACAAGGGCATCGATCTGGAGATGCTCGCTCTTCCGCTGGACGACCCCAAGACGTACGAGCTGCTGTGCCGCGGTGACACGCTCGGTGTCTTCCAGTTCGACGGCGGTCCGATGCGTTCGCTGCTGCGCCAGATGCAGCCCGACAACTTCGAGGACATTTCCGCCGTCTCGGCCCTGTACCGGCCGGGCCCGATGGGCATGAACTCGCACACGAACTACGCCGAGCGCAAGAACGGCCGCCAGGAGATCACCCCGATCCACCCGGAGCTGGAGGAGCCGCTCAAGGAGACGCTCGGCCTGACCTACGGCCTGATCGTCTACCAGGAGCAGGTGCAGAAGGCCGCCCAGATCATCGCCGGGTACTCGCTCGGCGAGGCCGACATCCTGCGCCGCGTGATGGGCAAGAAGAAGGCCGACGAGCTGGCCAAGAACTTCGTGCTCTTCCAGGCGGGCGCGAAGAAGAACGGCTTCTCCGACGCGGCGATCCAGGCCCTGTGGGACGTGCTGGTCCCGTTCGCCGGGTACGCGTTCAACAAGGCGCACTCCTCCGCGTACGGCCTGGTCACCTACTGGACGGCGTACCTCAAGGCGAACTACCCCGCCGAGTACATGGCGGCGCTGCTGACCTCGGTCAAGGACGACAAGGACAAGTCCGCGGTCTACCTCAACGAGTGCCGCCGCATGGGCATCAAGGTGCTCCCGCCGAACGTCAACGAGTCCGAGTCGAATTTCGCCGCCCAGGGCGACGACGTCATCCTCTTCGGGCTGACGGCCATCCGTAACGTCGGACAGAACGTCGTCGACTCGATCATCCGGTGCCGCAAGGCGAAGGGGAAGTACAGCACCTTCCCCGACTTCCTCGACAAGGTCGAAGCGGTCGTCTGCAACAAGCGGACCGTCGAATCACTGATCAAGGCCGGCGCCTTCGACGAGATGGGCCACACGCGCAAGGGCCTCGTCGCCCACCACGAGCCGATGATCGACAACGTGGTACAGGTCAAGCGCAAGGAGGCCGAGGGGCAGTTCGACCTCTTCGGTGGCGGTGAGGAGGACAGCGACGAGCCGGGCTTCGGGCTCGACGTCGAGTTCTCCGACATCGAGTGGGAGAAGTCGTATCTGCTGGCCCAGGAGCGCGAGATGCTCGGGCTGTACGTCTCCGACCACCCCCTCTTCGGCATCGAGCACGTCCTGTCCGACAAGTCCGACGCGGCGATCTCCCAGCTGACCGGCGGCGAGCACGCCGACGGCGCGATCGTCACCATCGGCGGCATCATCTCGGGGCTCCAGCGCAAGATGACCAAGCAGGGCAACGCCTGGGCCATCGCCACCGTCGAGGACCTCGCCGGTTCCATCGAGTGCATGTTCTTCCCCGCCACGTACCAGCTGGTCTCCACCCAACTCGTCGAGGACACCGTCGTCTTCGTCAAGGGGAGGCTCGACAAGCGCGAGGACATCCCGCGGCTGGTCGCGATGGAGATGCAGGTCCCCGACCTCTCGTCCGCGGGGACCAACGCACCGGTGGTGCTCACCATCCCCACGGTCAAGATCACGCCGCCGATGGTCGCCCGCCTCGGCGAGGTGCTCAGCAACCACCGTGGCAACACCGAGGTGCGGATCAAGCTCCAAGGCCCCCGGAAGACCACCGTCCTGCGGCTGGACCGGCACCGGGTCCAGCCGGACCCGGCGCTCTTCGGCGACCTGAAGGTGCTGCTCGGACCGTCCTGCCTGGCCGGCTGA
- a CDS encoding NYN domain-containing protein: MERVDRCVVLVDAGYLLGAAASLLAGEPARSRITVDHAALIQGLRERAEADTAQPLLRIYWFDGAPDRVPQPEHRRLRVMPRVTVRLGALTRSDGRWAQKGVDAAMHAELTELARNRACSDVVLVTGDGDLLPGLMSAKEHGVAVHLWAVQAADGDYNQSEDLVAEADERRVLDRAWITQAVRAKDNGGSCAPPPAPRPEIAAILSAPLPEAALAASAERASEAQAAAARNGTAEPVVNDTAHAPAAQGGRGVPTPKDLAGSLRGPGALPGHAAPPPASATLRWSSEKGWVERGGQLGEPAETASLPTLAQLTSAEQRWADREEDITTVGGDPFEVGQVFARRWMERLPETVHLQKLSTMYPRIPHRIDGELLRYAARFGLLAHKDDQIDEHDRYAIRAGFWREIDVRAAAEHAPAAE, encoded by the coding sequence GTGGAACGCGTGGACCGTTGCGTCGTCCTGGTGGACGCCGGCTATCTGCTGGGAGCAGCCGCGAGTCTGCTGGCCGGAGAGCCCGCCCGTTCCCGAATCACCGTCGACCATGCGGCGCTGATCCAGGGCCTGCGTGAGCGAGCCGAGGCCGATACGGCGCAGCCGCTGCTGCGGATCTACTGGTTCGACGGCGCCCCCGATCGCGTACCCCAGCCCGAACACCGCAGGCTGCGGGTCATGCCCCGGGTGACCGTGAGACTGGGGGCGCTCACCCGCAGTGACGGGCGGTGGGCACAGAAGGGCGTCGACGCCGCGATGCACGCCGAACTCACCGAGCTGGCCAGAAACCGCGCATGCTCCGATGTGGTCCTGGTGACCGGCGACGGCGATCTGCTGCCCGGCCTGATGTCCGCCAAGGAACACGGCGTCGCCGTCCATCTGTGGGCCGTCCAGGCTGCCGACGGCGACTACAACCAGTCCGAGGACCTGGTCGCCGAGGCCGACGAACGCCGGGTGCTCGACCGGGCCTGGATCACCCAGGCCGTACGGGCCAAGGACAACGGCGGCAGTTGCGCCCCGCCGCCCGCCCCCCGTCCCGAGATCGCCGCGATCCTCTCCGCACCGCTGCCCGAGGCGGCCCTCGCAGCCTCCGCCGAGCGGGCCTCGGAGGCCCAGGCGGCCGCCGCCCGCAACGGCACGGCGGAGCCGGTCGTCAACGACACCGCGCACGCCCCGGCCGCGCAAGGCGGCAGGGGTGTCCCCACCCCGAAGGACCTGGCGGGCAGCCTCCGCGGCCCCGGCGCCCTGCCGGGCCACGCCGCACCGCCCCCGGCGAGCGCCACCCTGCGCTGGTCCTCCGAAAAGGGCTGGGTGGAGCGCGGCGGCCAGCTCGGCGAACCCGCCGAGACCGCCTCGCTGCCCACCCTCGCCCAGCTCACCTCCGCAGAGCAGCGCTGGGCGGACCGCGAGGAGGACATCACCACCGTCGGCGGCGACCCTTTCGAAGTGGGCCAGGTCTTTGCCCGGCGCTGGATGGAACGGCTGCCTGAGACCGTCCATCTGCAGAAGCTGTCGACCATGTACCCGCGCATCCCGCACCGCATCGACGGCGAGCTGCTGCGGTACGCGGCACGGTTCGGCCTGCTCGCTCACAAGGACGACCAGATCGACGAGCACGACCGGTACGCGATCCGGGCGGGTTTCTGGCGCGAGATCGACGTACGCGCGGCGGCCGAACACGCCCCCGCGGCGGAGTAG
- a CDS encoding ABC transporter ATP-binding protein: MCAVRDLVKTYPAARGRRGAPATPEVRATDGISLDVRRGEIFGLLGPNGAGKSTLVRQLTGLMRPDSGSVEMLGHDLVRHPERASRLIGYLGQESTALDELTVSLAAETTGRLRGLAVRDARAARDAVLDELGLTDIAARPLKKLSGGQRRLACFAAALVGERPVLVLDEPTTGMDPVARRAVWAAVDRRRAERGVTVLLVTHNVIEAETVLDRVAVIERGKVIACDTPTGLKERVAGEVRVELVWRERAPLDVPEVAALRSLAQESGRRWVLRLGPDEARAAVAAVTGGAAFAALDDFTLATPSLEDVYLALGGNTTQGLVKA; the protein is encoded by the coding sequence GTGTGCGCGGTGCGTGATCTGGTCAAGACCTATCCCGCCGCCCGCGGCCGCCGCGGCGCACCCGCCACCCCTGAGGTGCGCGCCACCGACGGGATCAGCCTCGACGTCCGGCGCGGCGAGATCTTCGGACTGCTCGGGCCCAACGGAGCCGGCAAGTCCACTCTCGTCCGGCAGCTCACCGGGCTGATGCGGCCCGACTCCGGCAGCGTCGAGATGCTCGGTCACGACCTCGTACGCCACCCCGAGCGGGCCTCCCGGCTGATCGGCTACCTCGGGCAGGAGTCCACCGCCCTCGACGAGCTGACCGTCTCGCTCGCCGCCGAGACCACCGGCCGGCTGCGCGGACTCGCGGTACGCGACGCCCGCGCCGCACGCGACGCCGTACTCGACGAACTCGGCCTCACCGACATCGCCGCGCGCCCCCTGAAGAAGCTCTCCGGCGGGCAGCGACGGCTCGCCTGCTTTGCGGCGGCGCTGGTCGGGGAGCGCCCGGTGCTCGTCCTCGACGAGCCGACGACCGGGATGGACCCCGTCGCCCGGCGCGCGGTCTGGGCCGCCGTCGACCGGCGGCGCGCCGAGCGCGGTGTGACGGTGCTGCTGGTCACCCACAACGTGATCGAGGCCGAGACCGTCCTCGACCGGGTCGCCGTCATCGAACGCGGCAAGGTCATCGCCTGCGACACCCCGACCGGGCTCAAGGAGCGCGTCGCCGGCGAGGTCCGGGTCGAACTCGTGTGGCGCGAACGCGCTCCCCTGGACGTACCCGAAGTGGCCGCTCTGCGCTCCCTGGCCCAGGAGTCCGGGCGCCGCTGGGTGCTGCGGCTCGGGCCGGACGAGGCGCGCGCGGCGGTCGCGGCGGTGACGGGAGGGGCGGCGTTCGCCGCACTGGACGACTTCACGTTGGCGACGCCGAGCCTGGAGGATGTCTATCTGGCGCTCGGCGGGAATACGACGCAGGGGCTGGTGAAGGCGTGA
- a CDS encoding ABC transporter permease, which translates to MTSIVPAEVAGAEPVTGRLSAAGVGAGAVVAQLAPRAKLFPSLAAVYRAQLSRARVARIPLLFVATFQSIGIMILMRGVVDGGSEARAVVAGSSVLVVAFVALNLLAQYFGQLRASGGLDHYATLPVPPAAVVLGAAGAYASFTVPGTIVTAVTGSVLFQLPMTHLWVLVAVIPLSGAALSGLGAALGLLAPRQELATLLGQLGMSAALLLGVLPAGRMPAPIGWARDLLPSTYGVEALSRSFGVHPDWAVIALDLGVCAVVGVLSLAVATWAYRRAAVR; encoded by the coding sequence GTGACGAGCATTGTTCCTGCAGAGGTGGCCGGTGCCGAGCCGGTGACCGGAAGACTTTCCGCTGCCGGGGTCGGCGCGGGCGCCGTCGTCGCGCAGCTCGCGCCGCGCGCCAAGCTGTTCCCCTCGCTCGCCGCGGTCTACCGCGCCCAGCTGTCCAGGGCCAGGGTCGCCCGGATCCCGCTGCTCTTCGTGGCGACCTTCCAGTCCATCGGGATCATGATCCTGATGCGCGGGGTCGTCGACGGCGGTTCGGAGGCACGGGCCGTGGTCGCCGGATCCAGCGTCCTCGTCGTCGCCTTCGTCGCGCTCAATCTGCTCGCCCAGTACTTCGGGCAGCTGCGGGCCAGCGGCGGGCTCGACCACTACGCCACCCTGCCGGTGCCGCCCGCCGCGGTGGTGCTCGGTGCGGCCGGGGCGTACGCCTCCTTCACCGTGCCCGGCACGATCGTCACCGCGGTCACCGGGAGCGTGCTCTTCCAGTTGCCGATGACCCATCTGTGGGTGCTGGTCGCCGTCATCCCGCTCTCCGGGGCCGCGCTCTCCGGGCTCGGCGCCGCACTCGGACTGCTCGCACCCCGGCAGGAGCTGGCCACGCTGCTCGGGCAGCTGGGCATGTCGGCGGCGCTGCTGCTCGGGGTACTGCCCGCCGGCCGGATGCCCGCGCCGATCGGCTGGGCCCGCGATCTGCTGCCGTCGACGTACGGGGTGGAGGCCCTGTCCCGGTCGTTCGGCGTCCATCCCGACTGGGCGGTCATCGCCCTCGATCTCGGCGTCTGCGCGGTCGTCGGCGTTCTCTCGCTGGCCGTGGCGACCTGGGCGTACCGCAGGGCAGCGGTCCGGTGA
- the ybaK gene encoding Cys-tRNA(Pro) deacylase yields MAKKSKKQQSGTGGTPATVALTAAGTPFTTHAYDHDPASPSYGEEAAEALGVSPDRVFKTLVADVDGNLTVAVVPVAGSLDLKALASAVGGKRAAMADPAAAERTTGYVRGGISPLGQRKRLPTVLDASAQTHETICVSAGRRGLEVELSPADLASLTGALFAPIGRP; encoded by the coding sequence GTGGCGAAGAAGTCGAAGAAGCAGCAGTCCGGCACCGGCGGTACCCCGGCGACGGTCGCCCTGACCGCGGCGGGCACGCCGTTCACCACCCATGCGTACGACCACGACCCGGCATCCCCTTCGTACGGCGAGGAGGCCGCCGAGGCGCTCGGTGTCTCCCCGGACCGCGTGTTCAAGACGCTGGTGGCCGATGTGGACGGCAACCTGACCGTGGCGGTCGTCCCGGTGGCCGGCTCCCTGGACCTGAAGGCCCTGGCCTCGGCGGTCGGCGGCAAGCGGGCAGCGATGGCCGACCCGGCGGCGGCGGAACGTACGACGGGCTATGTGCGGGGCGGCATCTCACCCCTGGGCCAGCGCAAGCGGCTGCCGACGGTGCTGGACGCGTCGGCGCAGACCCACGAGACGATCTGCGTATCGGCCGGCCGCCGCGGCCTGGAGGTCGAACTGTCCCCGGCGGATCTGGCGTCGCTGACGGGGGCGCTGTTCGCGCCGATCGGCCGGCCGTAG